A portion of the Streptomyces sp. YPW6 genome contains these proteins:
- a CDS encoding DUF475 domain-containing protein, whose protein sequence is MLLKTFGWSFAVTALGLVAAIFYGGWQAFGIVAILSVLEISLSFDNAVINAGILKKMNAFWQKIFLTVGILIAVFGMRLVFPVVIVAVSAKLGPIEAIDLSFNDPDRYKELVTDAHPSIAAFGGMFLLMIFLDFIFDEDRDIHWLRWIERPLAKLGKVDMLSVCVALIILMITAMTFATQAHQHGGGHVDKSATVMLSGIAGLITYLIVGGLSGFFEGKLEEEEEREHEAEEEARKKGKPVTGVALAGKAAFFLFLYLEVLDASFSFDGVIGAFAITNEIVLMALGLGIGAMYVRSLTVYLVREGTLDDYVYLEHGAHYAIGALSVILLVTIQHEINELITGSVGVILIAISFWSSVKRNRAMAAEAGGGDGSGTKAEVSSGV, encoded by the coding sequence GTGCTTCTGAAAACCTTCGGCTGGTCGTTCGCGGTTACCGCGCTCGGCCTGGTCGCAGCGATTTTCTACGGGGGGTGGCAGGCTTTCGGCATCGTCGCGATCCTGTCCGTCCTGGAGATCTCGCTGTCCTTCGACAACGCGGTGATCAACGCCGGAATCCTGAAGAAGATGAATGCCTTCTGGCAGAAGATCTTCCTCACCGTCGGCATCCTCATCGCCGTCTTCGGTATGCGGCTGGTGTTCCCCGTCGTGATCGTGGCCGTGAGCGCCAAGCTCGGCCCGATCGAGGCCATCGACCTGTCCTTCAACGACCCGGACAGGTACAAGGAACTGGTGACGGACGCCCATCCGTCGATCGCCGCCTTCGGTGGCATGTTCCTGCTGATGATCTTCCTCGACTTCATCTTCGACGAGGATCGGGACATCCACTGGCTGCGCTGGATCGAGCGGCCGCTCGCCAAGCTCGGCAAGGTCGACATGCTGTCGGTGTGCGTCGCCCTGATCATCCTGATGATCACCGCCATGACCTTCGCGACCCAGGCCCACCAGCACGGTGGCGGACACGTCGACAAGTCGGCGACGGTCATGCTCTCCGGCATCGCCGGTCTGATCACCTACCTGATCGTGGGCGGGCTCTCCGGCTTCTTCGAGGGCAAGCTCGAAGAGGAGGAGGAGCGTGAACACGAGGCCGAGGAGGAGGCCAGGAAGAAGGGCAAGCCCGTCACCGGGGTCGCCCTGGCCGGAAAGGCCGCGTTCTTCCTCTTCCTCTACCTGGAGGTCCTGGACGCCTCGTTCTCCTTCGACGGCGTCATCGGCGCCTTCGCCATCACCAACGAGATCGTGCTGATGGCCCTCGGCCTCGGCATCGGCGCCATGTACGTCCGTTCGCTCACCGTCTACCTGGTGCGCGAGGGAACGCTCGACGACTACGTCTACCTGGAGCACGGCGCGCACTACGCGATCGGTGCGCTCTCGGTCATCCTGCTGGTCACCATCCAGCACGAGATCAACGAGCTCATCACCGGATCCGTCGGCGTGATCCTGATCGCCATCTCCTTCTGGTCCTCGGTCAAGCGCAACCGCGCGATGGCCGCGGAAGCCGGCGGGGGCGACGGCTCGGGCACCAAGGCGGAAGTGTCCTCCGGGGTGTGA
- a CDS encoding TerD family protein — translation MGVTLAKGGNVSLSKVAPNLTQVLVGLGWDARSTTGAAFDLDASALLCQSGRVLGDEWFVFYNNLTSPDGSVEHTGDNLTGEGDGDDESVIVRLDQVPAHCDKIVFPVSIHDADSRNQAFGQVSNAFIRVVNQADGQELARYDLSEDASTETAMIFGELYRYNGEWKFRAVGQGYASGLRGIALDFGVNVS, via the coding sequence ATGGGCGTCACGCTCGCCAAGGGAGGCAATGTCTCCCTCTCCAAGGTCGCACCCAACCTCACCCAGGTGCTGGTCGGGCTCGGCTGGGACGCACGCTCCACCACGGGCGCCGCTTTCGACCTCGACGCCAGCGCCCTGCTGTGCCAGTCGGGCCGGGTGCTCGGTGACGAGTGGTTCGTCTTCTACAACAACCTCACCAGCCCGGACGGCTCCGTCGAGCACACCGGCGACAACCTCACCGGCGAGGGCGACGGCGACGACGAGTCCGTCATCGTCCGCCTCGACCAGGTCCCCGCCCACTGCGACAAGATCGTCTTTCCGGTCTCGATCCATGACGCGGACAGCCGGAACCAGGCGTTCGGCCAGGTCAGCAACGCCTTCATCCGCGTGGTCAACCAGGCCGACGGCCAGGAGCTGGCCCGGTACGACCTCAGCGAGGACGCCTCGACGGAGACCGCGATGATCTTCGGAGAGCTCTACCGGTACAACGGCGAGTGGAAATTCCGTGCAGTCGGTCAGGGGTACGCGTCGGGCCTGCGCGGCATCGCTCTAGACTTCGGCGTCAACGTTTCGTAA
- a CDS encoding Tellurium resistance, with protein sequence MGFFDGLWPGRAAQFDTGNAPSSAVLLSKRNATISLSKQGALSGNLRVNLSWRMRTSDIEGRSRQSGMLRRPLQLFKPEVVQAHTQGVVNVDLDLGCMYELTDGTKGVVQPLGGLIGDLNGPPYVRLSGDDRFGAPSGETVYVNLDQRDKIKRLLFFVYIYDRTPAFDRTHAKITLYPGNGPRIEIELDERAPQARSCAVFTVENVKDELIVRREVKFVYGFQSELDRLYGYGMQWGRGYKTRS encoded by the coding sequence ATGGGATTCTTCGACGGCCTGTGGCCGGGGCGTGCGGCGCAGTTCGACACGGGCAACGCGCCGTCGAGCGCGGTCCTGCTGTCCAAACGGAACGCCACGATCTCGCTCAGCAAACAGGGCGCCCTGTCGGGCAACCTCCGGGTCAACCTCTCCTGGCGGATGCGGACCTCGGACATCGAGGGCCGGTCCCGCCAGAGCGGCATGCTGCGGCGCCCCCTCCAGCTCTTCAAACCCGAGGTGGTCCAGGCGCACACCCAGGGCGTCGTCAACGTCGACCTGGACCTCGGCTGCATGTACGAGCTGACGGACGGCACCAAGGGGGTCGTGCAGCCGCTGGGCGGCCTGATCGGCGACCTCAACGGCCCGCCCTACGTCCGGCTCAGCGGTGACGACCGGTTCGGCGCGCCCTCGGGCGAGACGGTGTACGTCAACCTGGACCAGCGCGACAAGATCAAGCGACTGCTGTTCTTCGTCTACATCTACGACCGGACGCCGGCGTTCGACCGTACGCACGCCAAGATCACGCTCTACCCCGGCAACGGCCCGCGCATCGAGATCGAGCTGGACGAGCGCGCGCCACAGGCCCGCTCCTGCGCGGTCTTCACCGTGGAGAACGTCAAGGACGAGCTGATCGTGCGCCGCGAGGTGAAGTTCGTGTACGGATTCCAGTCCGAGCTGGACCGGCTGTACGGCTACGGCATGCAATGGGGGCGCGGCTACAAGACCCGGTCCTGA
- a CDS encoding HpcH/HpaI aldolase/citrate lyase family protein — translation MRHFGHISPAARKGLFHREPCAFTADSPAGMLSVALGATLYSPATRPSLADDVLKQAARGVVSMVLCLEDSIDDAEVTAAEANLIRHFATLADLDAAAGPVARGSGDTQDPAGPDIPLLFIRVREPDQITDLVRRLGASVRMLSGFVLPKFTEERGRNFLEALAEAEAACGRRLFAMPVLESPELLHLETRAEILRGIARGVDKYRDRVLALRLGVTDFCSAYGLRRAPDMTAYDVHIVASVIADVVNVLGRADGTGFTITGPVWEYFRRQERMFKPQLRRSPFLEGRAEELRTALIEHDMDGLLREIELDRANGLLGKTCIHPSHVAPVHALSVVSHEEFTDAQDILGPGRGGGGVLRSAYTNKMNEVKPHRAWAERTLQRAEVFGVAREDVGFVDLLAAGLAN, via the coding sequence ATGCGTCACTTCGGGCACATATCGCCCGCTGCCCGCAAGGGCCTGTTCCACAGGGAGCCCTGCGCCTTCACCGCGGACTCCCCCGCCGGCATGCTCTCCGTCGCCCTGGGGGCCACCCTCTACTCCCCGGCCACCCGCCCGTCGCTCGCCGACGACGTGCTGAAGCAGGCCGCCCGCGGTGTCGTCTCCATGGTGCTCTGCTTGGAGGACTCGATCGACGACGCCGAGGTGACGGCGGCCGAAGCGAACCTGATCAGGCATTTCGCCACCCTGGCCGACCTGGACGCGGCGGCCGGTCCGGTCGCGCGCGGTTCGGGCGACACCCAGGACCCGGCCGGCCCGGACATCCCGCTGCTCTTCATCCGCGTACGGGAACCCGACCAGATCACCGACCTGGTCCGCCGCCTCGGCGCATCGGTCCGCATGTTGTCCGGTTTCGTACTTCCCAAATTCACCGAAGAGCGTGGCCGGAACTTCCTGGAGGCGCTCGCCGAGGCCGAGGCGGCCTGCGGCCGACGGCTCTTCGCCATGCCGGTCCTCGAATCCCCCGAACTGCTCCACCTGGAGACGCGCGCCGAGATCCTCCGCGGCATCGCCCGCGGCGTCGACAAGTACCGGGACCGCGTGCTCGCCCTGCGGCTCGGCGTCACCGACTTCTGCTCGGCCTACGGACTGCGCCGCGCACCCGACATGACGGCGTACGACGTCCACATCGTCGCCTCCGTGATCGCCGACGTCGTCAATGTGCTCGGCCGGGCCGACGGCACCGGCTTCACCATCACCGGCCCGGTCTGGGAGTACTTCCGCCGCCAGGAGCGCATGTTCAAGCCCCAGCTGCGCCGCAGCCCCTTCCTGGAGGGCCGCGCCGAGGAGCTGCGCACGGCGCTCATCGAGCACGACATGGACGGCCTGCTCCGGGAGATCGAGCTCGACCGGGCCAACGGCCTGCTCGGCAAGACCTGCATCCACCCGTCGCACGTGGCACCCGTCCACGCGCTGTCCGTGGTCAGCCACGAGGAGTTCACCGACGCCCAGGACATTCTGGGCCCCGGGCGCGGGGGCGGCGGGGTGCTGCGCTCGGCCTACACGAACAAGATGAACGAAGTGAAGCCGCACCGGGCCTGGGCCGAGCGGACGCTCCAGCGGGCCGAGGTCTTCGGAGTGGCACGGGAAGACGTCGGCTTCGTGGACCTGCTGGCCGCCGGCCTGGCGAACTGA
- a CDS encoding TerD family protein has translation MGVSLSKGGNVSLTKAAPNLTAVIVGLGWDARTTTGGDFDLDASALLTNAEGKVAADGNFVFFNNLKSPDGSVEHTGDNTTGEGEGDDEVIKVNLAGVPADVDKIVFPVSIYEAETRQQSFGQVRNAYIRVVNQADNTELARYDLSEDASTETAMVFGELYRNGAEWKFRAIGQGYASGLRGIAQDFGVNV, from the coding sequence GTGGGAGTCAGCCTCAGCAAGGGCGGCAACGTCTCGCTGACCAAGGCAGCGCCCAACCTGACCGCGGTCATCGTCGGTCTGGGCTGGGACGCCCGCACGACCACCGGGGGTGACTTCGACCTCGACGCCAGCGCCCTGCTGACGAACGCCGAGGGCAAGGTCGCCGCCGACGGCAATTTCGTCTTCTTCAACAACCTGAAGAGCCCCGACGGCTCCGTCGAGCACACCGGTGACAACACCACCGGTGAGGGCGAGGGCGACGACGAGGTCATCAAGGTCAACCTCGCCGGTGTCCCGGCCGACGTCGACAAGATCGTCTTCCCGGTCTCGATCTACGAGGCCGAGACCCGTCAGCAGAGCTTCGGCCAGGTCCGCAACGCGTACATCCGCGTGGTCAACCAGGCCGACAACACCGAGCTCGCCCGCTACGACCTGAGCGAGGACGCCTCGACGGAGACCGCGATGGTCTTCGGCGAGCTCTACCGCAACGGAGCCGAGTGGAAGTTCCGCGCCATCGGCCAGGGGTACGCCTCCGGCCTGCGCGGCATCGCCCAGGACTTCGGCGTCAACGTCTGA
- a CDS encoding peroxiredoxin, with amino-acid sequence MTIEVGSQAPDFQLKDNHGRTVRLSEFRGEKNVVLVFYPFAFTGVCTGELCALRDELPRFENESTQLLAVSNDSIHTLRVFAEQEGLEYPLLSDFWPHGETSRAYGVFDEDKGCAVRGTFVIDKEGAVRWSVVNGLPDARDLKDYVKALEAL; translated from the coding sequence ATGACGATCGAGGTCGGCAGCCAGGCCCCGGACTTCCAGCTCAAGGACAACCACGGCAGGACCGTGCGGCTGTCGGAGTTCCGCGGTGAGAAGAACGTGGTGCTGGTGTTCTACCCGTTCGCCTTCACCGGCGTCTGCACCGGGGAGCTGTGCGCGCTCCGCGACGAGCTGCCCCGCTTCGAGAACGAGAGCACCCAGCTTCTCGCCGTCTCCAACGACTCCATCCACACCCTGCGCGTCTTCGCCGAGCAGGAGGGTCTCGAGTACCCGCTGCTGTCCGACTTCTGGCCGCACGGGGAGACCTCGCGGGCCTACGGGGTCTTCGACGAGGACAAGGGCTGCGCGGTGCGCGGCACCTTCGTCATCGACAAGGAGGGCGCCGTCCGCTGGAGCGTCGTCAACGGCCTCCCGGACGCCCGTGACCTGAAGGACTACGTCAAGGCGCTCGAAGCGCTCTGA
- the aceE gene encoding pyruvate dehydrogenase (acetyl-transferring), homodimeric type, producing MASGSDRNPIIIGGLPSQVPDFDPEETREWLDSLDAAVDERGRERARYLMLRLIERAREKRVAVPEMRSTDYVNTIATKDEPFFPGDEEIERKVLNATRWNAAVMVSRAQRPGIGVGGHIATFASSASLYDVGFNHFFRGKDQGDGGDQIFFQGHASPGIYARAFLLDRLSEAQLDAFRQEKSKAPNGLSSYPHPRLMPDFWEFPTVSMGLGPLGAIYQARMNRYMEARGIADTSASHVWAYLGDGEMDEPESLGQLSIAAREGLDNLTFVVNCNLQRLDGPVRGNGKIIQELESQFRGAGWNVIKLVWDRSWDPLLAQDRTGILVNKLNTTPDGQFQTYATETGAYIREHFFGDDPRLRDMVKDMSDQQILHLGRGGHDHRKVYAAYAAAKAHKGQPTVILAQTVKGWTLGPNFEGRNATHQMKKLTVEDLKRFRDRLHIPITDKQLDEGYPPYYHPGRDSEEIQYMHDRRQSLGGYVPTRVVRAKPLPQPADKTYAAAKKGSGSQSIATTMAFVRILKDLMRDKEIGKRFVLIAPDEYRTFGMDAFFPSAKIYNPLGQQYEAVDRELLLAYKESPTGQMLHDGISEAGCTASLIAAGSAYATHGEPLIPVYVFYSMFGFQRTGDQFWQMADQLSRGFVLGATAGRTTLTGEGLQHADGHSQLLASTNPACVAYDPAFGFEIAHIMQDGLRRMYGEANEDVFYYLTVYNEPIQHPAEPEDVDVEGILKGIHRFSTGEKGEIPAQIMASGVAVPWALEAQRILADEWNVKADVWSATSWNELRRDAVDVERHNLLHPEEEQRVPYVTRKLEGAQGPFVAVSDWMRSVPDQIARWVPGAYQSLGADGFGFADTRGAARRFFHIDAQSIVLAVLTELAKEGKVDRSALKKALDRYELLDVAAADPGAAGGDA from the coding sequence GTGGCTTCCGGATCAGATCGCAACCCGATCATCATTGGCGGCCTTCCGAGCCAGGTCCCGGATTTCGATCCCGAGGAGACCCGGGAATGGCTCGACTCCCTCGACGCCGCCGTCGACGAGCGCGGCCGTGAGCGGGCCCGCTATCTGATGCTCCGGCTCATCGAGCGCGCGCGGGAGAAGCGTGTCGCCGTGCCGGAGATGCGCAGCACGGACTACGTGAACACGATCGCCACGAAGGACGAGCCGTTCTTCCCGGGCGACGAGGAGATCGAGCGCAAGGTCCTCAACGCGACCCGCTGGAACGCCGCCGTGATGGTCTCGCGCGCCCAGCGTCCCGGGATCGGCGTCGGCGGGCACATCGCCACGTTCGCCTCCTCCGCCTCGCTGTACGACGTGGGCTTCAACCACTTCTTCCGGGGCAAGGACCAGGGCGACGGCGGTGACCAGATCTTCTTCCAGGGGCACGCGTCCCCGGGGATCTACGCCCGCGCGTTCCTGCTGGACCGGCTGAGCGAGGCGCAGCTCGACGCGTTCCGCCAGGAGAAGTCGAAGGCTCCGAACGGGCTGTCCAGCTATCCGCACCCGCGGCTGATGCCGGACTTCTGGGAGTTCCCGACCGTCTCGATGGGCCTCGGCCCGCTCGGTGCGATCTACCAGGCCCGGATGAACCGCTACATGGAGGCGCGCGGGATCGCCGACACCTCCGCGTCGCACGTCTGGGCCTATCTGGGCGACGGCGAGATGGACGAGCCTGAGTCGCTGGGCCAGCTCTCCATCGCGGCCCGCGAGGGCCTGGACAACCTGACCTTCGTCGTCAACTGCAACCTCCAGCGGCTCGACGGCCCGGTGCGCGGCAACGGCAAGATCATCCAGGAGCTGGAGTCGCAGTTCCGGGGCGCCGGCTGGAACGTCATCAAGCTGGTCTGGGACCGCTCCTGGGACCCGCTGCTGGCGCAGGACCGCACGGGCATCCTGGTCAACAAGCTGAACACCACGCCGGACGGGCAGTTCCAGACGTACGCCACGGAGACCGGCGCGTACATCCGCGAGCACTTCTTCGGCGACGACCCACGGCTGCGGGACATGGTCAAGGACATGTCCGACCAGCAGATCCTGCACCTGGGCCGCGGCGGTCACGACCACCGCAAGGTGTACGCGGCCTACGCGGCGGCCAAGGCCCACAAGGGCCAGCCGACGGTCATCCTGGCGCAGACGGTCAAGGGCTGGACGCTGGGGCCGAACTTCGAGGGCCGCAACGCGACCCACCAGATGAAGAAGCTCACGGTCGAGGACCTCAAGCGCTTCCGGGACCGCCTGCACATCCCGATCACGGACAAGCAGCTGGACGAGGGCTACCCGCCCTACTACCACCCGGGCCGCGACTCGGAGGAGATCCAGTACATGCACGACCGCCGGCAGAGTCTGGGCGGTTACGTCCCGACCCGGGTGGTCCGTGCGAAGCCGCTGCCGCAGCCCGCGGACAAGACGTACGCGGCCGCGAAGAAGGGCTCGGGTTCGCAGTCGATCGCCACCACCATGGCGTTCGTCCGCATCCTGAAGGACCTCATGCGGGACAAGGAGATCGGCAAGCGGTTCGTGCTGATCGCCCCCGACGAGTACCGCACCTTCGGCATGGACGCTTTCTTCCCGAGTGCGAAGATCTACAACCCGCTGGGCCAGCAGTACGAGGCGGTCGACCGGGAGCTGCTGCTCGCGTACAAGGAGTCCCCCACGGGCCAGATGCTGCACGACGGCATCTCGGAGGCGGGCTGCACGGCCTCGCTGATCGCGGCCGGTTCGGCGTACGCCACGCACGGCGAGCCGCTGATCCCGGTCTACGTCTTCTACTCGATGTTCGGGTTCCAGCGGACCGGCGACCAGTTCTGGCAGATGGCCGACCAGCTCTCGCGCGGCTTCGTGCTGGGTGCGACCGCCGGCCGCACCACGCTGACCGGTGAGGGCCTCCAGCACGCGGACGGCCACTCGCAGCTGCTCGCCTCGACGAACCCGGCCTGTGTCGCGTACGACCCGGCCTTCGGGTTCGAGATCGCGCACATCATGCAGGACGGGCTGCGCCGGATGTACGGCGAGGCGAACGAGGACGTCTTCTACTACCTCACCGTCTACAACGAGCCGATCCAGCACCCGGCCGAGCCGGAGGACGTGGACGTCGAGGGCATCCTCAAGGGCATCCACCGCTTCTCCACCGGCGAGAAGGGGGAGATCCCGGCCCAGATCATGGCGTCCGGCGTGGCGGTCCCCTGGGCCCTGGAGGCGCAGAGGATCCTCGCGGACGAGTGGAACGTCAAGGCGGACGTCTGGTCGGCGACCTCCTGGAACGAGCTGCGCCGCGACGCGGTGGACGTGGAGCGCCACAACCTCCTGCACCCGGAGGAGGAGCAGCGCGTCCCGTACGTGACCAGGAAGCTCGAAGGGGCCCAGGGCCCGTTCGTGGCGGTCTCGGACTGGATGCGTTCGGTGCCCGACCAGATCGCGCGCTGGGTGCCGGGCGCCTACCAGTCGCTGGGCGCGGACGGCTTCGGCTTCGCGGACACGCGGGGTGCGGCCCGCCGGTTCTTCCACATCGACGCGCAGTCGATCGTGCTGGCGGTACTGACCGAGCTGGCCAAGGAGGGCAAGGTCGACCGGTCGGCCCTGAAGAAGGCCCTCGACCGTTACGAGCTCCTGGACGTGGCCGCGGCCGATCCGGGCGCGGCGGGCGGCGACGCGTAG
- a CDS encoding DUF3052 domain-containing protein, protein MSATADHAEERTNPAARLGFEPGQVVQEIGYDDDVELELREGIEATTGQELVDEDYDDVADVVLLWFRDEDGDLTDALVDAIGLIEDGGMVWLMTPKTGRDGYVEPSDINEAAQTAGLAQTKSISAGKDWTGSRLATPKGAKAKR, encoded by the coding sequence GTGAGCGCGACCGCGGACCACGCGGAGGAGCGGACCAACCCGGCGGCACGCCTGGGGTTCGAGCCCGGACAGGTGGTCCAGGAGATCGGCTACGACGACGACGTCGAGCTGGAGCTCCGTGAGGGCATTGAGGCCACGACCGGCCAGGAACTCGTCGACGAGGACTACGACGACGTCGCAGACGTCGTCCTGCTCTGGTTCCGTGACGAGGACGGCGACCTTACGGACGCGCTGGTGGATGCCATCGGTCTGATCGAGGACGGCGGGATGGTCTGGCTGATGACGCCGAAGACCGGCCGTGACGGATACGTCGAACCGAGCGACATCAATGAGGCCGCCCAGACGGCCGGGCTCGCCCAGACCAAGAGCATCAGCGCGGGCAAGGACTGGACGGGCAGCCGTCTGGCCACTCCCAAGGGGGCCAAGGCCAAGCGCTGA
- a CDS encoding peptidase inhibitor family I36 protein has translation MRTNPGRTNLTRTAVLTAVLAFSAVVPQALAQDRAAAPQDRAAAPQDRAAAPQDRAAAPQDRAAVTRDGAASVPERPRGVALGACEAGRLCLWKKPDFTGARHTFELADTDIESCVPLPRGGDAQSLANRTGRPVTTYQSAECAETGEFETYPGGGTWTPRSPYQVRAFKIWEN, from the coding sequence ATGCGTACGAATCCCGGCCGCACGAACCTGACGCGTACGGCTGTCCTCACGGCCGTTCTGGCCTTCTCCGCAGTCGTTCCCCAGGCCCTGGCCCAGGACCGGGCGGCAGCACCCCAGGACCGGGCGGCAGCGCCCCAGGACCGGGCGGCAGCGCCCCAGGACCGGGCGGCAGCGCCCCAGGACCGGGCGGCGGTGACCCGGGACGGGGCGGCCTCGGTCCCCGAGCGGCCCCGGGGCGTCGCTCTCGGAGCCTGCGAGGCGGGCCGGCTCTGCCTCTGGAAGAAGCCCGACTTCACCGGGGCCCGCCACACCTTCGAGCTCGCCGACACCGACATCGAGAGCTGCGTCCCGCTGCCCCGGGGCGGCGACGCCCAGTCCCTCGCCAACCGCACCGGGCGGCCCGTCACCACCTACCAGTCCGCCGAGTGCGCGGAGACCGGGGAGTTCGAGACGTACCCGGGCGGGGGCACCTGGACGCCCCGGTCGCCGTACCAGGTCCGTGCCTTCAAGATCTGGGAGAACTGA